The following are encoded in a window of Roseimaritima ulvae genomic DNA:
- the floA gene encoding flotillin-like protein FloA (flotillin-like protein involved in membrane lipid rafts): protein MWLIIAALVVVAFVLVLFGVFASYFGLWIQSLLTGAKVGFLDLIGMTFRKVNTRGIVRAKIMSVQSGLSDPDLTTRALEAHALAGGNVQQVTRALIAAKKAKTISLTFKEATAIDLAGRDVLESVQTSVYPKVIDCPPRGSAKASLDAVAKDGIQLKVKARVTVRANLQQLIGGATEETIIARVGEGIVSAIGSAASHKAVLENPDVISKAVLAKRLDSQTAFEIVSIDIADIDVGANIGARLQADQAEADTQVARARAENKRASAVAAEKEMEAKVEESRAQLVLAQAAVPEAMADAFRSGKLGILDYFKLQNISADTEMRKALAVTSKESTDAYSASNLSH, encoded by the coding sequence ATGTGGCTGATCATTGCGGCGCTGGTGGTCGTGGCCTTTGTGCTGGTCCTGTTTGGCGTGTTTGCCAGCTATTTTGGGCTGTGGATTCAGTCCTTGCTGACGGGCGCCAAAGTCGGTTTCCTGGACTTGATCGGGATGACGTTTCGCAAAGTCAACACCCGCGGCATCGTGCGTGCCAAGATCATGTCGGTGCAGTCAGGGCTGTCCGATCCGGACCTAACCACGCGAGCCCTGGAAGCGCATGCCCTGGCCGGGGGTAACGTACAGCAGGTAACGCGGGCGTTGATCGCGGCCAAAAAAGCCAAAACGATCAGCTTGACCTTTAAGGAAGCCACGGCGATCGACTTGGCCGGCCGTGACGTGCTGGAATCGGTGCAGACCAGCGTTTATCCCAAAGTCATCGACTGTCCGCCGCGAGGCTCCGCCAAAGCTTCGCTGGATGCGGTCGCCAAAGACGGCATCCAGTTGAAGGTCAAAGCTCGCGTGACGGTCCGAGCCAACTTGCAACAGTTAATTGGTGGGGCGACCGAGGAGACGATTATCGCGCGGGTCGGCGAAGGCATCGTCAGTGCGATCGGTAGTGCGGCCAGTCACAAGGCGGTGTTGGAAAACCCGGACGTGATCAGTAAAGCCGTGTTGGCCAAACGCTTGGACTCGCAAACCGCTTTCGAAATCGTCTCCATCGACATCGCCGACATCGACGTTGGCGCCAACATTGGGGCTCGCCTGCAAGCCGATCAAGCGGAAGCCGACACCCAGGTCGCGCGAGCTCGAGCGGAAAACAAACGCGCATCGGCGGTGGCTGCCGAAAAAGAAATGGAAGCCAAGGTCGAAGAGAGCCGGGCTCAATTGGTGCTCGCTCAAGCCGCCGTGCCGGAAGCCATGGCCGATGCTTTCCGATCCGGCAAACTGGGAATTCTGGACTACTTCAAATTGCAGAACATCAGCGCCGACACCGAGATGCGAAAGGCGTTGGCGGTGACCAGCAAAGAAAGCACCGACGCCTATTCCGCCTCCAACCTATCCCACTAA